In Entomomonas moraniae, one DNA window encodes the following:
- a CDS encoding BON domain-containing protein, whose amino-acid sequence MNKQFPLIITFLLALIITGCSTVVSTTRDKPVEDNLGKRTWGAQIDDSLIETKVAVNIDKADTKLDDDSRIVVVSYNGVVLLAGQVPNANLKPIAVKAASQGVQGIKQVHDDLQVGPNAGFLARTSDGWITGKVKSSMLFKAGVPSGRIKVVTENGIVYLMGLVTHKEAQAASAVAKDISGVQRVVMVFEYID is encoded by the coding sequence ATGAACAAACAATTCCCATTAATTATCACTTTTTTGCTGGCACTCATCATCACAGGTTGTTCAACAGTTGTTAGTACTACACGAGACAAGCCTGTTGAAGACAATTTAGGAAAACGGACATGGGGAGCGCAGATAGATGACTCGCTGATAGAAACGAAAGTGGCTGTAAATATTGATAAAGCAGACACTAAATTAGATGATGATTCTCGTATCGTCGTTGTTAGTTACAACGGTGTTGTTTTATTAGCAGGACAAGTGCCTAATGCTAATTTAAAACCTATTGCAGTAAAAGCTGCCTCACAAGGTGTTCAAGGCATTAAGCAAGTACATGATGACTTACAAGTAGGCCCAAATGCTGGCTTTTTAGCGCGCACAAGTGATGGTTGGATTACAGGGAAAGTAAAATCTTCTATGCTTTTCAAAGCCGGTGTACCCTCTGGCCGAATTAAAGTTGTCACTGAAAATGGTATTGTTTACTTAATGGGGTTAGTCACCCACAAGGAAGCACAAGCGGCTTCTGCTGTTGCTAAAGACATATCAGGCGTACAACGTGTTGTGATGGTCTTTGAGTACATTGACTAA
- a CDS encoding DnaJ family domain-containing protein, producing the protein MSIIDDMAERHILQSIERGELDNLPGQGKALVIDDDSFVPPQLKAAYRLLKNSGFLPPELEDRKKMLELADLLDTIDEDTDNYAIKAKELYQLELKMKLAGMNTDFLRTKYRRSLACALGCDKK; encoded by the coding sequence ATGTCTATTATAGATGATATGGCAGAACGACATATACTGCAATCAATAGAGCGAGGGGAACTAGATAATCTTCCTGGGCAAGGGAAGGCCTTAGTCATTGATGATGATAGTTTTGTTCCTCCCCAATTAAAGGCAGCGTATAGGCTACTGAAAAACTCAGGTTTTTTACCGCCAGAATTAGAAGATCGTAAAAAGATGCTTGAGCTTGCAGACTTATTAGATACGATTGATGAAGACACGGATAATTATGCGATTAAAGCGAAAGAACTGTATCAGTTAGAATTAAAAATGAAGTTGGCGGGTATGAATACTGACTTCTTACGTACTAAATACAGGCGCTCGCTTGCTTGTGCTTTGGGGTGTGATAAAAAATAG
- a CDS encoding carboxylate/amino acid/amine transporter — MLYLCIVTILWAFSFSLIGQYLAGSVDSYFAVVTRISLAALVFLPITQWRGVASSFIKGVMICGALQFGITYVCLYLSFSVLSVPEVLLFTILTPLHITLIDDFLNHRFQPWALVAALVAVFGAGIIRYDAINQNFLMGFLLLQVANFTFAAGQVYYKKLVKQFPSDIPQYKRWGYFYIGGFLVAFPAFLLLGSPSSVLSITAWQWGILVWLGLAASALGMYWWNKGACQVDAGTLGIMNNALIPAGLLVNLIFWNHQADIPRLILGGIIIASSLWINKLGRVTQKQPI; from the coding sequence ATGCTTTATCTTTGTATCGTTACAATTTTATGGGCTTTTTCATTTAGTCTTATCGGCCAATATCTAGCCGGTAGTGTTGATAGCTATTTTGCAGTAGTCACTCGCATCAGCTTAGCGGCATTAGTCTTTCTACCTATCACCCAATGGAGGGGAGTCGCAAGCTCATTTATAAAAGGAGTCATGATCTGTGGCGCACTCCAATTTGGTATTACTTACGTTTGCTTATATCTGAGTTTCTCCGTACTTAGCGTGCCAGAGGTTTTGTTATTTACGATACTCACCCCCCTTCACATCACATTGATTGATGACTTTTTAAATCACCGTTTTCAACCATGGGCATTAGTAGCTGCCTTAGTGGCTGTTTTCGGGGCAGGCATTATTCGTTACGATGCCATTAACCAAAACTTTCTAATGGGCTTTTTATTGCTACAAGTAGCTAATTTTACTTTCGCTGCGGGCCAAGTATATTATAAAAAGCTAGTCAAGCAATTTCCTTCAGACATTCCTCAATATAAACGCTGGGGATATTTTTATATCGGCGGTTTTCTTGTGGCATTCCCTGCTTTCTTACTCCTAGGTAGTCCCTCTTCTGTTTTATCTATCACGGCATGGCAATGGGGTATTTTGGTTTGGCTTGGTTTAGCCGCTTCTGCTTTAGGCATGTACTGGTGGAACAAAGGTGCCTGTCAAGTTGATGCAGGTACGCTAGGTATTATGAACAATGCACTTATACCTGCGGGTTTATTAGTTAATCTTATTTTCTGGAATCATCAGGCTGATATTCCTCGCCTAATCTTAGGGGGGATCATTATCGCCAGTTCTTTATGGATTAATAAGTTAGGGAGAGTGACCCAAAAACAGCCAATTTAA
- a CDS encoding YraN family protein — MAKHLNSGKQAEDLALQYLQSQGLKLISRNWFSPFGEIDLIMLNKQILCFIEVRYRKSEQWGSTQETVTHTKRQKLIKTALLFLQKNARFTMSACQFDIVAITGSLDKPNINWLTNAFALS; from the coding sequence ATGGCTAAACACCTAAACTCAGGAAAACAAGCAGAAGACTTGGCTTTGCAGTACTTACAAAGTCAAGGTTTAAAATTAATCAGTCGTAATTGGTTCAGTCCTTTTGGTGAAATCGATCTTATTATGCTGAATAAACAAATACTTTGTTTTATTGAAGTTCGCTACCGCAAATCAGAACAATGGGGAAGTACACAAGAAACTGTTACACATACTAAACGCCAAAAACTCATAAAAACAGCACTGCTATTTTTACAAAAAAACGCCCGATTTACGATGAGTGCTTGCCAATTTGATATCGTTGCTATAACAGGTTCATTGGATAAGCCAAACATCAATTGGTTAACCAATGCTTTTGCTCTATCATAA
- a CDS encoding penicillin-binding protein activator — MKVYLRLLALFLFAFLLTACDILSLNNNNQMPSFTNTQGNPTQLINLANQQSNVEIANQYRLIAADKYIQAKQEAKAQEILKELPANLTNTQQMIVALLNANIALNKKDTTTALSLLTGKTFYQLDEQDPDLQVRVRLLKASAFELEGKPLQALRERSYISSFLKGNTAQDNQDNIWRLAMSVPLDALLSAADSGETGGWLELAKAVKTASTVTEQKQNIENWIAANPNHPAVINPPAELLTIKGLTTETYSKIAVLLPQKQKYAQAIYNGFIAAYYQAPNKDKVTIKAYESTDYPTMDAFYAQAQKDGIQLVVGPLDKAQINELSKKSTLPITTLALNYTDTNTQPPQLFQFGLLPEDEAREAATRAFNDGKRHAIAVVPQGEWGKKVLSAFRSKWEEQGGVLEGIEYIDRPVDLDGQMVALTKKLPNLKEANDNMLFMVADPAMARQIRALLTYHDEKDLPVYATSHIYSGVPSANQDADLNGVLFTDVPWLLSDNNPVQQAIVAQWPQAKTSFARLYALGADTWSLIPRLSELKALPNSRIEGLSGELSIDSQQRVVRKLPWATFDKGLIQPAPAISL, encoded by the coding sequence ATGAAAGTTTATTTACGCCTGTTGGCGCTCTTTTTGTTTGCGTTTTTATTAACAGCTTGTGATATTTTATCGCTGAACAATAACAACCAAATGCCATCATTTACTAATACACAAGGAAATCCTACACAATTAATTAATTTAGCCAACCAACAAAGTAATGTTGAAATTGCTAATCAATACCGACTTATTGCAGCCGATAAATACATTCAGGCCAAACAAGAAGCTAAAGCACAAGAAATTTTAAAGGAGCTACCGGCTAATCTAACCAACACTCAACAGATGATAGTAGCGCTATTAAATGCCAATATTGCACTCAACAAAAAAGATACAACCACAGCACTAAGCTTATTAACTGGTAAAACCTTTTATCAACTTGACGAGCAAGACCCTGACCTACAAGTCCGCGTTAGGTTACTAAAAGCATCAGCTTTTGAGTTAGAAGGTAAACCATTACAAGCTTTACGTGAGCGTTCTTATATCTCCTCATTTTTAAAGGGTAACACTGCACAAGATAACCAAGATAACATCTGGCGTTTAGCTATGTCTGTCCCATTGGATGCTTTGCTATCCGCGGCTGACAGTGGTGAAACAGGCGGCTGGTTAGAACTTGCCAAAGCAGTTAAAACAGCCTCAACCGTTACAGAGCAAAAACAGAACATTGAAAACTGGATAGCAGCCAACCCTAATCATCCAGCTGTCATTAATCCACCTGCGGAATTATTAACGATTAAAGGGCTCACCACTGAAACCTATTCGAAAATAGCCGTCTTATTGCCTCAAAAACAAAAATACGCACAAGCTATTTATAACGGCTTTATTGCTGCTTATTACCAAGCGCCCAACAAAGATAAAGTTACCATCAAAGCTTATGAAAGTACTGACTACCCAACCATGGATGCTTTCTACGCACAGGCACAAAAAGATGGCATTCAATTGGTCGTTGGCCCACTAGACAAAGCACAAATTAATGAGCTCAGCAAAAAATCAACGCTACCTATTACAACACTTGCTTTAAACTATACAGATACCAATACTCAGCCACCTCAACTTTTCCAATTCGGTTTATTGCCTGAAGACGAAGCACGTGAAGCAGCAACCAGAGCTTTTAATGATGGAAAACGTCATGCTATTGCTGTTGTGCCACAAGGCGAGTGGGGCAAAAAAGTACTCTCCGCTTTTCGTTCTAAATGGGAAGAGCAAGGCGGTGTATTAGAAGGCATTGAATATATTGACCGCCCTGTTGATTTGGATGGCCAAATGGTAGCTCTTACCAAGAAACTACCTAACCTGAAAGAAGCCAATGATAATATGCTTTTTATGGTGGCAGACCCCGCTATGGCACGCCAAATAAGAGCATTATTGACTTATCATGATGAAAAAGATCTCCCTGTCTATGCTACCTCACATATTTACAGCGGTGTGCCAAGTGCTAATCAGGATGCTGATCTAAACGGTGTATTATTCACTGACGTGCCTTGGCTATTAAGTGATAACAATCCTGTACAACAGGCCATTGTTGCCCAATGGCCTCAAGCCAAAACAAGCTTTGCACGCCTTTATGCATTAGGAGCAGATACATGGAGTTTAATACCCCGCCTATCTGAATTAAAAGCCTTACCTAACAGCCGTATAGAGGGCCTTTCAGGTGAGCTTTCTATTGATAGTCAACAACGCGTTGTTCGTAAACTACCTTGGGCAACCTTTGACAAAGGATTAATTCAACCTGCGCCTGCTATTAGTTTATAA
- a CDS encoding carboxymuconolactone decarboxylase family protein: protein MSVSLEESESRLIRGKRLLNKIDREIGECVIESLKTIAPDFAVYLLEYPFGDIYARPQLSLRDRELATITALAALGNAQPQLKVHINAALNVGVKPEEVVEVMMQMSVYAGFPAALNGLSITKEVFAERQIIINHR, encoded by the coding sequence ATGTCAGTTTCCCTTGAAGAATCTGAGTCACGTCTTATTCGTGGTAAGCGTTTGTTAAATAAAATTGATAGAGAGATTGGGGAGTGTGTTATTGAATCATTAAAAACAATTGCTCCAGATTTTGCAGTTTATTTATTAGAGTATCCGTTTGGTGATATTTATGCCAGACCACAACTGAGTTTACGCGATAGGGAGTTAGCTACTATTACTGCATTAGCGGCTTTAGGTAATGCCCAGCCACAACTCAAAGTTCATATTAATGCTGCTTTGAATGTTGGAGTCAAGCCTGAAGAGGTGGTTGAAGTCATGATGCAAATGTCAGTATATGCGGGTTTTCCTGCTGCATTGAATGGGCTTAGCATAACCAAAGAGGTTTTTGCTGAACGTCAAATTATAATTAATCACCGATAA
- a CDS encoding YceI family protein, with the protein MFKKLLLATTITSAFAMTIPVVNAADYKIDTDGQHAFINFRVSHLGYSWLYGTFRNFSGNFTYDKANPSLDKVDVIINTKSVDTNNEKRDEHLRSTAFLDVEKYGQAKFVSTKVTHVSRSKLDIEGNLTLHGVTKPVTINATFVGEGKDPWGGYRAGFIGTTTFKLKDFDISTKDLGNANEEVEMTLSVEGVRQ; encoded by the coding sequence ATGTTTAAAAAACTATTACTGGCGACAACAATAACTAGTGCATTTGCAATGACTATCCCAGTGGTTAATGCTGCAGATTATAAAATAGACACAGACGGACAGCATGCTTTTATTAATTTTCGGGTTAGTCATTTAGGTTATAGCTGGCTTTATGGAACTTTTAGAAATTTTTCTGGTAACTTTACTTACGATAAGGCTAACCCCTCATTGGATAAAGTAGATGTAATCATTAATACTAAGAGTGTTGATACTAATAATGAAAAGAGAGATGAGCATCTGCGCTCAACTGCTTTCTTAGATGTTGAAAAATATGGGCAAGCTAAATTTGTCTCTACTAAAGTAACTCACGTTTCAAGAAGTAAACTTGATATTGAAGGTAATTTAACCTTGCATGGTGTAACAAAACCGGTAACGATTAATGCAACCTTTGTGGGTGAGGGTAAAGATCCTTGGGGTGGTTATCGCGCTGGGTTTATTGGTACAACGACTTTTAAGTTAAAAGATTTTGATATCAGTACAAAAGATTTGGGTAATGCCAATGAAGAGGTAGAAATGACGTTATCTGTTGAGGGTGTGCGTCAATAA
- a CDS encoding HAD family hydrolase — protein MTPSKIKYWVFDMDGTLTNAVHDFPAIRKTLGMAETDDILEYLAALPASERAEKNAWLIEHERVLAENATPARGAIELVNYLVSQETKLAILTRNDRELAFITLRAIGLEKHFPKTFILGRDEAKPKPSPDGLLKIANAWQIKSDHLLMIGDFRHDLSCGKEAGAHTILVNYPENTWPDLADWYYPNCELLLNDLKARD, from the coding sequence ATAACCCCCAGTAAAATAAAGTACTGGGTTTTTGATATGGATGGTACGCTTACGAATGCTGTGCATGATTTTCCTGCTATTCGTAAGACGCTTGGTATGGCCGAAACGGATGATATACTTGAGTATTTAGCTGCATTGCCTGCATCAGAAAGGGCTGAAAAAAATGCATGGCTTATAGAACATGAACGTGTGTTGGCTGAAAATGCTACACCTGCAAGAGGGGCTATTGAGCTCGTTAATTATTTAGTTTCACAGGAGACGAAGCTTGCCATTTTAACCCGTAATGATCGAGAGCTTGCGTTTATCACTTTACGAGCAATAGGTTTAGAAAAACACTTTCCTAAAACTTTTATTTTAGGGCGTGATGAGGCTAAGCCAAAGCCTTCTCCTGATGGTTTGTTAAAAATTGCGAATGCTTGGCAGATAAAATCTGATCATCTATTAATGATTGGGGATTTTAGGCATGATTTATCGTGTGGTAAAGAAGCAGGAGCACATACTATTTTAGTAAATTACCCTGAAAATACATGGCCTGATCTCGCAGACTGGTATTATCCAAACTGTGAGTTATTATTAAATGATTTAAAAGCAAGAGACTAA
- a CDS encoding SIS domain-containing protein → MIMQERIQTFFHEAIDTLIQVSENLSDEIEKASLLAVNSLLNDGKILSCGNGESAICADYFTTKLLNHYIQKRPSLPAISLNNHAITTAIMTDYDSAEIYSKQIRALGSNKDVLLAITSHTNSDNIIEAIHAAHDREMNVIALTGTDSSAIRSSLLATDIEICVPTHKMVRVQEAHLLITNALCNLIDYQLFGSD, encoded by the coding sequence ATCATTATGCAAGAACGTATCCAAACATTTTTTCACGAAGCCATTGACACACTAATACAAGTCTCAGAGAACTTAAGTGATGAAATTGAGAAAGCTAGCCTCTTGGCGGTCAATAGTTTACTCAATGATGGAAAAATTCTAAGTTGTGGCAATGGAGAGTCAGCCATTTGTGCAGACTACTTCACAACTAAACTGCTGAATCATTACATTCAAAAACGCCCTAGTCTACCCGCTATTTCTCTCAATAATCACGCCATTACTACTGCGATAATGACAGATTATGATAGTGCTGAAATATATTCTAAACAAATTAGAGCGCTGGGGAGTAATAAAGATGTATTATTAGCTATCACCAGCCATACAAATTCGGATAATATTATAGAAGCGATACATGCTGCTCATGATAGAGAAATGAATGTGATTGCCTTAACAGGAACTGACAGTAGTGCAATTAGATCATCTTTATTGGCAACAGATATTGAGATTTGTGTACCAACCCATAAAATGGTCAGGGTGCAAGAGGCTCATTTACTAATTACTAATGCATTATGTAACTTAATTGACTATCAATTATTTGGAAGCGACTAA
- a CDS encoding aldo/keto reductase: MKYHKLGNSHLNVSNIGLGCMGMSAFYGNYAEKDSINTLHYAIDQGVNFLDTADMYGPLTNEQLIAKALDKKRDDVILATKFGIVYDNNAANTAQQRVVNGHPDYVIKSCEGSLKRLNTDVIDLYYLHRIDDSVPIEETIGAMARLVEQGKVRYIGISEALSETIQRAHQTYPLTAVQMEYSLWTRDAEQKILDTCQELDIGFVAYSPLGRGFLSGKINTPDDFDKDDYRRTNPRFIGENFFKNIALVNNLKALALQKGCSPAQLALAWVLTSPYHITPIPGSRRITNLQENIAALNICLSPEEYQQLSDFFPLNSAVGARYSDGYSPETMK; this comes from the coding sequence ATGAAATATCATAAATTGGGTAATAGTCATCTCAATGTTTCCAACATCGGATTGGGGTGCATGGGGATGAGCGCTTTTTATGGCAATTATGCAGAGAAAGACTCCATTAATACCCTTCATTATGCTATCGATCAGGGTGTTAATTTTTTAGACACGGCTGATATGTATGGTCCATTAACCAATGAACAACTCATTGCTAAAGCGCTAGATAAAAAACGTGATGATGTTATTTTGGCTACTAAGTTTGGTATTGTCTATGATAATAATGCTGCAAACACTGCACAACAGAGAGTTGTCAATGGACATCCTGATTACGTTATTAAAAGTTGTGAGGGCAGTTTAAAGCGATTAAATACCGACGTTATTGATTTATATTACTTACACCGTATTGATGACAGTGTACCCATTGAGGAGACCATCGGAGCGATGGCTCGTTTAGTCGAGCAAGGTAAGGTGCGTTATATTGGTATTTCTGAGGCTTTGTCTGAAACGATTCAACGAGCGCATCAAACTTACCCCCTTACCGCCGTACAAATGGAGTATTCGTTGTGGACACGTGATGCAGAGCAAAAGATTTTAGACACCTGTCAAGAATTAGATATTGGTTTTGTGGCATATAGCCCTTTAGGGCGCGGGTTTTTATCGGGTAAAATTAATACACCAGATGACTTTGATAAAGATGATTATCGCCGGACTAATCCACGATTTATTGGGGAAAATTTTTTTAAAAATATAGCATTAGTCAATAATCTTAAAGCATTAGCCTTGCAAAAAGGATGTAGCCCTGCACAATTAGCGTTGGCATGGGTACTTACTTCACCTTATCACATTACTCCAATACCGGGTTCGAGACGCATAACTAATTTGCAAGAAAATATAGCAGCGCTTAATATTTGTTTATCACCCGAAGAATATCAACAGTTAAGTGATTTTTTTCCATTAAATTCGGCTGTTGGTGCGCGTTATAGTGATGGCTATTCACCTGAAACGATGAAGTAG
- a CDS encoding DksA/TraR family C4-type zinc finger protein yields MASGWASDDAVSEQIESSINDAIAQAKQQLNLSANQQSAEFCEECGEPIPEGRRKALLGVRFCINCQERFDKEQEKVLSLYNRRGSKDSQLR; encoded by the coding sequence ATGGCAAGTGGATGGGCGTCAGATGATGCCGTTAGTGAGCAAATTGAAAGCAGTATTAATGATGCGATAGCGCAAGCCAAACAACAGCTAAATTTGAGTGCGAATCAACAAAGTGCTGAGTTTTGTGAGGAATGTGGTGAGCCTATTCCAGAGGGACGACGTAAAGCATTATTAGGTGTTCGGTTTTGTATAAATTGCCAAGAGCGCTTTGATAAAGAACAGGAAAAAGTATTGAGTTTATACAATCGGCGGGGAAGCAAAGACAGCCAACTAAGATAG
- a CDS encoding LysR substrate-binding domain-containing protein encodes MRTDLNTYLHYFCVVAEQQSFTKAGLQLGLSPSAISQAVRLLETSLGLKLLYRNTRSIRLTEAGEQLLARVKPTLEEIDNALEDIKQQHSVPKGIIKINTSYIAWRALIHPKLSAFSKQYPAIDLDIQISEGLIDIIKEGFDLGIRSTRSLQDTMVAVPLGNPVKSLLVASPSYLAKNATPIIPDDLYQQETIGYRFPSSQQFYNWKFTKEDKQQNLQLTHKYIANSETVLLELALLGKGFAYIFEQEAVKQAIANKQLVCVLEDWQLEASQYYFYYPNRNFIPSKLRAFIDFYRSN; translated from the coding sequence ATGCGTACAGACCTTAATACTTATCTACACTATTTTTGTGTAGTAGCCGAACAACAAAGCTTTACTAAAGCAGGCTTACAACTCGGCTTATCCCCTTCTGCTATCAGCCAAGCTGTTCGCTTGCTTGAAACAAGCCTTGGGCTAAAATTACTCTACCGCAACACAAGATCCATTCGGTTAACGGAGGCTGGAGAGCAGTTATTGGCTAGAGTTAAACCAACACTCGAAGAAATAGACAATGCGTTAGAAGACATCAAGCAACAACATAGTGTCCCTAAAGGTATTATTAAGATAAACACTTCTTACATTGCTTGGAGGGCGCTTATCCACCCAAAGCTAAGCGCTTTTAGTAAACAATACCCTGCTATTGATTTAGATATTCAAATCAGTGAAGGTTTGATTGATATTATTAAAGAAGGATTCGATCTAGGTATTCGCTCTACACGTTCATTACAAGACACGATGGTGGCTGTGCCGTTGGGCAATCCTGTTAAGTCTCTCCTTGTTGCTAGTCCATCGTACTTAGCCAAAAACGCTACTCCCATTATTCCAGACGATCTTTATCAACAAGAGACGATAGGTTATCGTTTTCCATCAAGCCAACAATTTTATAATTGGAAATTTACAAAAGAAGATAAACAACAAAATTTACAACTAACCCATAAATATATTGCTAACAGCGAAACCGTTCTACTAGAACTGGCTCTATTAGGTAAAGGTTTTGCCTACATTTTTGAGCAAGAAGCAGTCAAACAAGCCATTGCTAATAAACAGCTTGTTTGTGTTTTAGAAGATTGGCAATTAGAGGCTAGTCAATATTATTTCTATTACCCTAATCGAAACTTTATTCCCAGCAAACTTAGAGCATTTATTGATTTTTATCGGTCAAATTAA